A stretch of the Theropithecus gelada isolate Dixy chromosome 7a, Tgel_1.0, whole genome shotgun sequence genome encodes the following:
- the IDH3A gene encoding isocitrate dehydrogenase [NAD] subunit alpha, mitochondrial isoform X3, which translates to MKIFDAAKAPIQWEERNVTAIQGPGGKWMIPSEAKESMDKNKMGLKGPLKTPIAAGHPSMNLLLRKTFDLYANVRPCVSIEGYKTPYTDVNIVTIRENTEGEYSGIEHVIVDGVVQSIKLITEGASKRIAEFAFEYARNNHRSNVTAVHKANIMRMSDGLFLQKCREVAENCKDIKFNEMYLDTVCLNMVQDPSQFDVLVMPNLYGDILSDLCAGLIGGLGVTPSGNIGANGVAIFESVHGTAPDIAGKDMANPTALLLSAVMMLRHMGLFDHAARIEAACFATIKDGKSLTKDLGGNAKCSDFTEEICRRVKDLD; encoded by the exons ATGAAGATTTTTGATGCTGCCAAA GCACCTATTCAGTGGGAGGAGCGGAACGTCACTGCCATTCAAGGACCCGGAGGAAAGTGGATGATCCCTTCAGAGGCTAAAGAGTCCATGGATAAGAACAAGATGGGCTTGAAAG GCCCTTTGAAGACCCCAATAGCAGCTGGTCACCCATCTATGAATTTACTGCTGCGCAAAACATTTGACCTTTATGCAAATGTTCGACCATGTGTCTCTATCGAAGGCTATAAAACCCCTTACACTGATGTAAATATTGTGACCATTCGAGAGAACACAGAAGGAGAATACAGTGGAATTGAGCATGTG ATCGTTGATGGAGTTGTGCAGAGTATCAAGCTCATCACCGAGGGGGCGAGCAAGCGCATTGCTGAGTTTGCCTTTGAGTATGCCCGGAATAACCACCGGAGCAATGTCACGGCGGTGCACAAAGCCAACATCAT GCGGATGTCAGATGGGCTTTTTCTACAAAAATGCAGGGAAGTTGCAGAAAACTGTAAAGATATTAAATTTAATGAGATGTACCTTGATACAGTATGTTTGAAT ATGGTACAAGATCCTTCCCAATTTGATGTTCTTGTTATGCCAAATTTGTATGGAGACATCCTTAG TGACCTGTGTGCAGGATTGATCGGAGGTCTTGGTGTGACACCAAGTGGCAACATTGGAGCCAATGGGGTTGCAATTTTTGAGTCG GTTCATGGGACAGCTCCAGACATTGCAGGCAAGGACATGGCGAATCCCACAGCCCTGCTGCTCAGTGCCGTGATGATGTTGCGCCACATGGGACTTTTTGACCATGCTGCAAGAATTGAGGCTGCATGTTTTGCTACAATTAAGGATGGAAAG agCTTGACAAAAGATTTGGGAGGCAATGCAAAATGCTCAGACTTCACAGAGGAAATCTGTCGCCGAGTAAAAGATTTAGATTAA
- the IDH3A gene encoding isocitrate dehydrogenase [NAD] subunit alpha, mitochondrial isoform X1 translates to MAGPAWISKVSRLLGAFHNPKQVTRGFTGGVQTVTLIPGDGIGPEISAAVMKIFDAAKAPIQWEERNVTAIQGPGGKWMIPSEAKESMDKNKMGLKGPLKTPIAAGHPSMNLLLRKTFDLYANVRPCVSIEGYKTPYTDVNIVTIRENTEGEYSGIEHVIVDGVVQSIKLITEGASKRIAEFAFEYARNNHRSNVTAVHKANIMRMSDGLFLQKCREVAENCKDIKFNEMYLDTVCLNMVQDPSQFDVLVMPNLYGDILSDLCAGLIGGLGVTPSGNIGANGVAIFESVHGTAPDIAGKDMANPTALLLSAVMMLRHMGLFDHAARIEAACFATIKDGKSLTKDLGGNAKCSDFTEEICRRVKDLD, encoded by the exons ATGGCTGGGCCCGCGTGGATCTCCAAG GTCTCTCGGCTGCTGGGGGCATTCCACAACCCAAAACAGGTGACCAGAGGTTTTACTGGTGGT GTTCAGACAGTAACTTTAATTCCAGGAGATGGTATTGGCCCAGAAATTTCAGCTGCAGTTATGAAGATTTTTGATGCTGCCAAA GCACCTATTCAGTGGGAGGAGCGGAACGTCACTGCCATTCAAGGACCCGGAGGAAAGTGGATGATCCCTTCAGAGGCTAAAGAGTCCATGGATAAGAACAAGATGGGCTTGAAAG GCCCTTTGAAGACCCCAATAGCAGCTGGTCACCCATCTATGAATTTACTGCTGCGCAAAACATTTGACCTTTATGCAAATGTTCGACCATGTGTCTCTATCGAAGGCTATAAAACCCCTTACACTGATGTAAATATTGTGACCATTCGAGAGAACACAGAAGGAGAATACAGTGGAATTGAGCATGTG ATCGTTGATGGAGTTGTGCAGAGTATCAAGCTCATCACCGAGGGGGCGAGCAAGCGCATTGCTGAGTTTGCCTTTGAGTATGCCCGGAATAACCACCGGAGCAATGTCACGGCGGTGCACAAAGCCAACATCAT GCGGATGTCAGATGGGCTTTTTCTACAAAAATGCAGGGAAGTTGCAGAAAACTGTAAAGATATTAAATTTAATGAGATGTACCTTGATACAGTATGTTTGAAT ATGGTACAAGATCCTTCCCAATTTGATGTTCTTGTTATGCCAAATTTGTATGGAGACATCCTTAG TGACCTGTGTGCAGGATTGATCGGAGGTCTTGGTGTGACACCAAGTGGCAACATTGGAGCCAATGGGGTTGCAATTTTTGAGTCG GTTCATGGGACAGCTCCAGACATTGCAGGCAAGGACATGGCGAATCCCACAGCCCTGCTGCTCAGTGCCGTGATGATGTTGCGCCACATGGGACTTTTTGACCATGCTGCAAGAATTGAGGCTGCATGTTTTGCTACAATTAAGGATGGAAAG agCTTGACAAAAGATTTGGGAGGCAATGCAAAATGCTCAGACTTCACAGAGGAAATCTGTCGCCGAGTAAAAGATTTAGATTAA
- the IDH3A gene encoding isocitrate dehydrogenase [NAD] subunit alpha, mitochondrial isoform X2, protein MAGPAWISKVSRLLGAFHNPKQVTRGFTGGVQTVTLIPGDGIGPEISAAVMKIFDAAKAPIQWEERNVTAIQGPGGKWMIPSEAKESMDKNKMGLKGYKTPYTDVNIVTIRENTEGEYSGIEHVIVDGVVQSIKLITEGASKRIAEFAFEYARNNHRSNVTAVHKANIMRMSDGLFLQKCREVAENCKDIKFNEMYLDTVCLNMVQDPSQFDVLVMPNLYGDILSDLCAGLIGGLGVTPSGNIGANGVAIFESVHGTAPDIAGKDMANPTALLLSAVMMLRHMGLFDHAARIEAACFATIKDGKSLTKDLGGNAKCSDFTEEICRRVKDLD, encoded by the exons ATGGCTGGGCCCGCGTGGATCTCCAAG GTCTCTCGGCTGCTGGGGGCATTCCACAACCCAAAACAGGTGACCAGAGGTTTTACTGGTGGT GTTCAGACAGTAACTTTAATTCCAGGAGATGGTATTGGCCCAGAAATTTCAGCTGCAGTTATGAAGATTTTTGATGCTGCCAAA GCACCTATTCAGTGGGAGGAGCGGAACGTCACTGCCATTCAAGGACCCGGAGGAAAGTGGATGATCCCTTCAGAGGCTAAAGAGTCCATGGATAAGAACAAGATGGGCTTGAAAG GCTATAAAACCCCTTACACTGATGTAAATATTGTGACCATTCGAGAGAACACAGAAGGAGAATACAGTGGAATTGAGCATGTG ATCGTTGATGGAGTTGTGCAGAGTATCAAGCTCATCACCGAGGGGGCGAGCAAGCGCATTGCTGAGTTTGCCTTTGAGTATGCCCGGAATAACCACCGGAGCAATGTCACGGCGGTGCACAAAGCCAACATCAT GCGGATGTCAGATGGGCTTTTTCTACAAAAATGCAGGGAAGTTGCAGAAAACTGTAAAGATATTAAATTTAATGAGATGTACCTTGATACAGTATGTTTGAAT ATGGTACAAGATCCTTCCCAATTTGATGTTCTTGTTATGCCAAATTTGTATGGAGACATCCTTAG TGACCTGTGTGCAGGATTGATCGGAGGTCTTGGTGTGACACCAAGTGGCAACATTGGAGCCAATGGGGTTGCAATTTTTGAGTCG GTTCATGGGACAGCTCCAGACATTGCAGGCAAGGACATGGCGAATCCCACAGCCCTGCTGCTCAGTGCCGTGATGATGTTGCGCCACATGGGACTTTTTGACCATGCTGCAAGAATTGAGGCTGCATGTTTTGCTACAATTAAGGATGGAAAG agCTTGACAAAAGATTTGGGAGGCAATGCAAAATGCTCAGACTTCACAGAGGAAATCTGTCGCCGAGTAAAAGATTTAGATTAA